A genomic window from Ilyobacter polytropus DSM 2926 includes:
- a CDS encoding IS3 family transposase: MLKEKKITKRELFIFVEIHRNVHSISQICRALEVSRSGFNKFQNNKTTERKKKDQGILDSILEVRKNRHKRSYGAPRLKVELKDEYGIITSERRINRIMKENDISVNSTKKFKTGNEKSKRENITGNIVKRKFKVGRKNEVWVTDITYIWTSEGWLYLSTIMDLFSRRIIAYDIGKRMTSELVIDTLTRSFLLEEPEEELIIHSDQGSQYSSREYSNLVKKLGLIQSMSRRGNCYDNAVIESFHASLKKEMIYVEGLVTKRYMKAMVFDYIEFYNKERRHSFLGNVSPVEFEKIQKKLVLG, encoded by the coding sequence ATTCTCAAGGAAAAAAAGATAACTAAGAGGGAACTCTTTATCTTCGTTGAAATACACAGAAATGTTCATTCTATATCTCAGATATGTAGAGCCCTAGAAGTCTCTCGAAGTGGTTTTAATAAGTTTCAGAATAACAAAACTACTGAGAGAAAGAAAAAGGATCAAGGGATTCTAGATAGTATTCTAGAGGTCAGAAAGAACAGACATAAGAGGAGCTATGGAGCCCCTAGACTAAAGGTTGAGCTCAAAGATGAATATGGCATAATAACAAGCGAAAGACGAATAAATAGAATAATGAAAGAAAATGATATATCAGTTAATTCTACCAAGAAGTTTAAAACAGGAAATGAAAAGAGTAAAAGAGAAAATATCACAGGAAATATTGTAAAAAGAAAATTCAAAGTAGGTAGAAAAAATGAGGTCTGGGTTACAGATATCACATATATTTGGACAAGCGAAGGTTGGCTATATTTAAGCACAATTATGGATCTTTTTTCTAGAAGGATTATCGCCTACGATATAGGTAAGCGCATGACTAGTGAGTTAGTAATAGATACTTTAACAAGGTCATTTTTACTGGAGGAACCAGAGGAAGAACTGATAATTCATAGTGATCAAGGATCGCAATATTCGAGTAGGGAGTACTCTAACCTTGTAAAGAAGCTAGGATTAATCCAATCTATGAGTAGACGTGGGAACTGTTATGATAATGCAGTAATAGAATCCTTTCATGCTTCTTTGAAGAAAGAGATGATTTATGTAGAAGGTTTAGTAACTAAAAGGTATATGAAGGCAATGGTATTTGATTACATAGAATTTTATAATAAAGAGAGGAGACACAGTTTCTTAGGAAATGTCTCCCCTGTTGAGTTTGAAAAAATACAGAAAAAATTGGTGTTAGGTTGA
- a CDS encoding transposase, protein MMEEKRRYARFSEEKQKQIAELSFLKIKTKVELSNEYGITTNTVAAWEKKYFGGPKKDMELSAQDKEIIRLKNLLKEKEEDIEILKKATAIFSRKKR, encoded by the coding sequence ATGATGGAAGAAAAAAGAAGATATGCAAGATTTTCAGAGGAGAAACAGAAGCAAATCGCTGAGCTTTCTTTCCTTAAAATAAAAACAAAGGTAGAGCTATCAAATGAATACGGTATTACCACTAATACTGTTGCTGCCTGGGAAAAGAAATACTTTGGAGGTCCTAAGAAGGACATGGAGTTAAGCGCTCAAGACAAAGAAATTATCAGGTTGAAAAATCTACTTAAGGAAAAAGAAGAGGATATAGAGATCTTAAAAAAGGCTACAGCCATATTCTCAAGGAAAAAAAGATAA
- a CDS encoding HD domain-containing phosphohydrolase, whose amino-acid sequence MKERNSDTEIKKLHLDFENLDKLNYLTKRLQSVIMAAENEIEFFANISNLFMDECGYKFANIKIIGEESKKEGKESAKIENFQLKKNFESNFSVPILYGSSRMGTLNLYSDRKNAFKKDERNILEKLAGDIAYGFYILRLKKERDKALKSHEEALLNTIKAFVTTMRKRDPYTAGHQQRVTELALAIGDKMGLDKNCIEGLRIGAMIHDIGKINIPGEILNRPGKITRHEFEIIKPHSQLGHEIIEGLNFPWPVGKMILQHHERIDGTGYPKGLKGDEIITEAKIIAVADVVEAISSHRPYRVALGIQAALTEIKNRKGSSFDSQIVDICVELFEKQEFHWENSHSFLENITA is encoded by the coding sequence ATGAAGGAAAGAAATAGTGATACTGAAATTAAAAAGCTGCATCTGGATTTTGAAAATCTGGATAAGCTGAATTATCTGACAAAAAGACTCCAGAGTGTTATAATGGCGGCAGAAAATGAAATTGAATTTTTTGCAAATATATCCAATCTGTTTATGGATGAGTGTGGATATAAATTTGCAAATATAAAAATTATTGGGGAAGAATCTAAAAAAGAAGGCAAAGAATCAGCAAAAATAGAAAACTTTCAGCTTAAGAAAAATTTTGAATCAAACTTTTCTGTACCTATTTTATATGGTTCTTCTAGGATGGGGACTTTGAATCTTTACTCTGATAGAAAAAATGCATTTAAGAAAGATGAAAGAAATATTTTGGAAAAATTAGCTGGAGATATAGCATATGGTTTTTATATTCTTCGTTTAAAAAAAGAGAGAGACAAAGCATTAAAATCTCATGAAGAAGCACTTTTGAATACAATAAAGGCTTTTGTAACGACAATGAGGAAAAGAGACCCCTATACTGCAGGACACCAGCAAAGAGTCACAGAGTTAGCATTGGCCATAGGTGATAAGATGGGGCTAGATAAAAACTGTATAGAGGGACTCCGTATAGGGGCTATGATACACGACATAGGAAAGATAAATATACCCGGCGAAATATTAAACAGACCTGGCAAAATAACAAGGCATGAATTTGAAATAATAAAACCTCACTCACAACTAGGGCATGAAATAATAGAAGGATTAAATTTCCCGTGGCCTGTTGGCAAAATGATACTGCAGCATCATGAAAGGATAGACGGCACAGGATATCCAAAGGGATTAAAAGGCGACGAGATAATCACTGAAGCCAAAATAATAGCTGTGGCAGATGTTGTAGAGGCTATCAGTTCTCACAGACCTTACAGAGTGGCTCTAGGAATACAGGCTGCTCTAACAGAGATAAAAAACAGAAAAGGAAGTTCTTTTGACAGCCAGATAGTGGATATCTGTGTTGAACTCTTTGAAAAACAGGAGTTTCACTGGGAAAACAGTCACAGTTTCTTGGAAAATATAACTGCCTGA
- a CDS encoding GGDEF domain-containing protein, producing MESNNIHTIKGLSEISDGILKNKNETQKYKKNGEFIHVNSRYIPELKWHLVVEKSEKKAIKNIHKALYMNLGICAVMVIIIFVLINILTSPYEKQLHQMATTDKLTRAYNRQAFDLMMMQTIKDSERNSSRFSIIIFDIDFLKEVNDEYGHLAGDEVLKNVATLTKTFLRKSDVFSRWGGDEFILLLKDCGIEDAYKLAEEIRNKIKINKVIWKNNHISSSVSIGVAEYYLKEDADKLISRADKALYISKINGRDRVEKGYLEDNFSEKSKQKKAITV from the coding sequence ATGGAATCAAACAATATCCATACAATAAAAGGCTTATCTGAAATTTCAGATGGAATTTTGAAAAATAAAAATGAAACTCAAAAATATAAAAAAAATGGGGAGTTTATCCATGTAAACAGCCGTTATATACCTGAACTTAAATGGCATCTTGTAGTTGAAAAAAGTGAAAAAAAAGCCATCAAAAATATTCACAAGGCCCTCTATATGAATCTAGGGATATGCGCAGTTATGGTTATAATCATCTTTGTTCTTATAAATATATTGACCTCTCCCTATGAAAAACAGCTTCACCAAATGGCCACCACTGATAAACTAACCAGGGCGTATAACCGACAGGCTTTTGACCTTATGATGATGCAAACTATAAAAGATTCTGAGAGAAACAGCAGCAGATTCTCAATTATTATTTTTGACATAGATTTTTTGAAAGAGGTCAATGATGAATATGGGCATCTGGCAGGTGACGAAGTATTAAAGAATGTGGCCACCTTAACAAAGACATTCCTTAGAAAATCGGATGTTTTTTCACGATGGGGAGGGGATGAGTTTATCCTACTTCTAAAAGACTGCGGTATAGAGGATGCATATAAGCTTGCTGAGGAAATCCGTAATAAAATAAAAATTAATAAGGTAATATGGAAAAACAATCATATCTCTAGTAGTGTGAGTATAGGGGTTGCAGAATATTACCTAAAAGAGGATGCTGATAAGCTTATAAGCAGGGCTGACAAGGCCTTGTATATTTCAAAAATAAATGGAAGAGACCGAGTTGAGAAGGGGTATTTAGAAGATAACTTTTCTGAAAAATCTAAACAGAAAAAAGCTATAACTGTCTGA
- a CDS encoding PEP/pyruvate-binding domain-containing protein, which produces MMIPIKEIRKKDLPKVGEKAYNLSKLKSSGYLIPDGISIIEGLYRNFINETGLIDKIRMELARRELSAMRWEELWDTSLRIRNLFLRTEIPKNIYIKLRQGLSGFSDIPVVVRSSAPGEDSSNSSFAGLHESYVDIKGIDNIITHIKLVWASLWSDRALLYRKELGLDPWKSSMGVIVQELITGQVSGVAFSRDPTEKYQMVIEAVPGLNQDLVDGKIEPERWMLDIENGSIKERYSNKKTSLLDERELNILYNTLKNLHEEYKFPIDLEWTIKDNKVYLLQVRPITTLTGEGGEEKLWEKEDKRPWYRSLTKSFDTLKDMQRRIEEEILPDMEKAAAYMKNMDISSIDYLSLSKEILRRIELYEKWHNIYWQELIPFAHGVRLFGKIYNDAVKPTDPYEFTELLKSDNMISVTRNRSFLSLIKKIKDDPVLYEKLKNKIFDDTSLDFFEALDFFMHHHGNSSYRGDSLLANKKDVLRLILNMADIDIDFEEEYKDISDLENKFLSAFKIDQQDFAKDILNLARISWRIRDDDNIYLGKLESALLDSVNQGKIRLSINEKVTPYTVAMMLADPDYSPRVSVDTKSSPLPSNDKQKRNKLIKIATIDKNSEMRMRKFTGQPAGPGIGIGKSRVIQSQKDIFLFKKGEVLVCDAIDPNMTFIVQFASAIVERRGGMLIHGAIIAREYGIPCVTGIDNATEIIETGVTLVVDGYTGTVTIKET; this is translated from the coding sequence ATGATGATCCCAATAAAAGAAATAAGAAAAAAAGATCTCCCTAAAGTAGGAGAAAAAGCATACAACCTTTCAAAGCTAAAATCTTCAGGTTACCTGATCCCTGATGGAATCTCTATCATTGAAGGTCTATACCGAAATTTCATAAATGAAACAGGATTAATTGATAAAATTAGAATGGAACTTGCAAGAAGAGAACTTTCTGCAATGAGGTGGGAAGAACTCTGGGATACGTCTCTTCGTATAAGAAATTTATTTCTGCGGACAGAAATTCCAAAAAATATTTACATAAAGCTTCGCCAAGGTTTATCTGGCTTTAGTGATATCCCTGTGGTCGTTAGATCATCAGCCCCTGGAGAAGACAGCAGCAACTCTTCTTTCGCAGGCTTACATGAATCTTACGTGGATATAAAAGGAATAGATAATATTATAACCCATATAAAACTGGTATGGGCATCTCTCTGGTCAGACAGAGCTCTTCTTTACAGAAAAGAATTAGGGCTAGATCCATGGAAATCCTCTATGGGGGTTATCGTACAAGAGCTAATAACAGGACAGGTCTCTGGAGTAGCTTTCAGCCGAGATCCCACAGAGAAGTATCAGATGGTGATAGAGGCTGTTCCCGGCCTAAATCAGGACCTCGTAGACGGCAAAATAGAACCAGAAAGATGGATGCTCGACATAGAAAACGGAAGCATAAAAGAAAGATACAGCAATAAAAAGACTAGCCTGCTAGATGAAAGAGAACTGAATATTCTTTACAATACCCTAAAAAACCTCCATGAAGAATATAAATTTCCAATAGATTTGGAATGGACCATAAAAGACAATAAAGTGTATCTTCTCCAGGTACGTCCTATAACGACACTAACAGGAGAAGGAGGAGAGGAAAAACTCTGGGAAAAAGAGGACAAGAGGCCCTGGTATAGAAGCCTTACAAAGAGTTTTGACACTTTAAAGGATATGCAAAGGCGTATAGAGGAAGAGATCCTCCCTGATATGGAAAAGGCTGCCGCTTATATGAAAAATATGGATATTTCTTCTATAGACTACCTTTCTTTATCAAAAGAAATCCTTAGACGAATCGAATTATACGAAAAATGGCACAACATCTACTGGCAGGAGCTAATTCCCTTTGCCCACGGTGTAAGACTTTTTGGGAAAATATACAATGATGCAGTAAAACCTACCGATCCTTATGAATTTACAGAACTCTTAAAATCAGACAATATGATAAGTGTTACTAGAAACAGATCTTTCTTATCTCTTATCAAAAAAATTAAGGATGATCCGGTTCTTTACGAAAAATTAAAAAATAAAATTTTTGATGATACGTCACTAGATTTTTTTGAAGCTCTAGATTTTTTTATGCATCACCATGGAAATTCTTCATATAGAGGAGATTCTCTTTTAGCAAATAAAAAAGACGTACTCAGGCTAATCTTAAATATGGCAGATATCGATATTGATTTTGAAGAAGAATATAAAGATATATCTGATCTCGAAAATAAATTTCTATCGGCATTTAAAATAGATCAGCAAGATTTTGCAAAAGATATTTTAAATTTAGCAAGAATAAGCTGGCGTATCAGAGATGACGATAACATCTATCTGGGAAAGCTAGAATCAGCCCTATTAGATTCTGTAAATCAAGGGAAAATTAGGCTTTCAATCAATGAAAAAGTCACCCCCTATACCGTGGCTATGATGCTAGCAGATCCAGATTATTCACCAAGAGTTTCTGTCGATACAAAATCAAGTCCTCTCCCTTCAAATGACAAACAAAAAAGAAATAAACTTATAAAAATAGCAACCATAGACAAAAATTCGGAAATGAGAATGAGAAAGTTTACAGGTCAGCCTGCAGGCCCTGGAATAGGAATCGGTAAAAGTAGGGTAATCCAGAGCCAAAAAGACATTTTCTTGTTTAAAAAAGGTGAAGTTCTCGTGTGTGACGCCATCGATCCCAACATGACATTCATTGTCCAATTCGCCTCTGCCATAGTAGAGCGAAGAGGTGGTATGCTTATACACGGTGCAATAATTGCAAGAGAATACGGGATCCCCTGTGTCACAGGAATAGACAATGCCACTGAAATTATCGAAACAGGTGTGACCCTCGTGGTAGACGGTTATACAGGAACCGTCACAATAAAGGAGACGTAA
- a CDS encoding pyridoxamine 5'-phosphate oxidase family protein: MKSIKELKNLISKIGSKQLFAVLATSNKNQPYTSLVAFALTEDLKKLVFITPRDTRKFQYLSENNNVSLMIDNSENQKVDISKAVGITITGKSRDSSGEERENLLNLFITKHPQMNEFAFSKGCSVVSVDINRYDVVERFQNVSVLEFSKNS; this comes from the coding sequence ATGAAAAGCATAAAAGAATTAAAAAATCTAATTAGTAAAATCGGTTCCAAACAGCTTTTTGCAGTTCTTGCAACTTCCAATAAAAACCAGCCTTATACAAGTCTTGTGGCCTTTGCCCTCACTGAGGATTTAAAAAAACTTGTTTTCATAACACCTAGAGATACAAGAAAATTTCAATATTTGTCTGAAAATAATAATGTATCACTGATGATAGATAACAGTGAAAACCAAAAGGTGGATATATCAAAGGCTGTGGGAATAACAATCACCGGAAAATCCCGAGACAGCTCAGGAGAAGAAAGAGAAAATTTATTAAATTTATTTATTACAAAACACCCCCAGATGAATGAATTTGCCTTTTCCAAAGGGTGTTCTGTAGTATCAGTGGATATAAACCGATATGATGTAGTTGAAAGATTTCAAAATGTTTCTGTACTTGAGTTCAGTAAAAACTCTTAG
- a CDS encoding AraC family transcriptional regulator: MVPFKNDLKGNGGLETEFVKILYYHLDKDYSGEYKTFNFPRFCTIVDGEIKVTLENGKILIYNRDNFLLLPSDSNVHMDITKNTKALAFEFSNNLIETVLKKTDILKSSRKSLEHKNYMLGSKRNEIAEDIWNLFVTSREKNNNKKFLIDLYVQKLVYDLIQDESTHDLLYPNDSHPVSKSIKFIDENITNNISVKELSESLYMSESNFSHMFKKNTGCNPIEYIRDKKLDYSKELLKTKSVTETSYDLGYDNISYFIKLFKKKYSLTPKQYQMSVLKSEEQ; this comes from the coding sequence ATGGTGCCATTTAAAAACGATCTAAAAGGTAATGGAGGACTAGAAACCGAATTTGTAAAAATACTCTACTATCATTTAGATAAAGACTACTCAGGAGAATACAAAACTTTTAATTTCCCAAGATTTTGTACTATTGTAGATGGAGAGATAAAGGTAACTTTAGAAAATGGTAAGATTCTAATCTATAACAGGGACAACTTCCTTCTTCTACCTTCTGACTCTAATGTCCACATGGATATTACAAAGAACACCAAGGCTCTGGCTTTTGAATTCAGCAACAATCTCATAGAAACAGTTCTCAAAAAAACAGATATACTTAAATCCTCAAGAAAATCTTTAGAACATAAAAATTATATGCTCGGAAGCAAGAGAAATGAAATTGCTGAGGATATATGGAATCTTTTTGTCACCAGCAGGGAAAAAAACAATAATAAAAAATTTCTTATAGACCTTTATGTTCAAAAATTAGTATATGACCTTATACAAGATGAATCTACCCACGATCTTCTTTATCCAAATGATTCTCACCCTGTCTCCAAATCTATAAAGTTTATAGATGAAAATATAACAAATAATATTTCTGTCAAAGAACTTTCAGAATCCCTTTATATGTCTGAATCCAATTTTTCTCATATGTTTAAAAAAAATACCGGATGCAATCCTATTGAATATATCCGAGATAAAAAACTAGATTACTCGAAAGAACTTTTAAAAACAAAAAGTGTGACTGAAACCTCCTATGACTTAGGATATGACAACATCTCTTATTTTATAAAACTTTTCAAGAAAAAATACAGCCTTACTCCAAAGCAGTATCAGATGTCAGTTTTAAAGTCAGAAGAACAGTAA
- a CDS encoding IS3 family transposase → MFVEIHRNVHSISQICRALEVSRSGFNKFQNNKTTERKKKDQGILDSILEVRKNRHKRSYGAPRLKVELKDEYGIITSERRINRIMKENDISVNSTKKFKTGNEKSKRENITGNIVKRKFKVGRKNEVWVTDITYIWTSEGWLYLSTIMDLFSRRIIAYDIGKRMTSELVIDTLTRSFLLEEPEEELIIHSDQGSQYSSREYSNLVKKLGLIQSMSRRGNCYDNAVIESFHASLKKEMIYVEGLVTKRYMKAMVFDYIEFYNKERRHSFLGNVSPVEFEKIQKKLVLG, encoded by the coding sequence ATCTTCGTTGAAATACACAGAAATGTTCATTCTATATCTCAGATATGTAGAGCCCTAGAAGTCTCTCGAAGTGGTTTTAATAAGTTTCAGAATAACAAAACTACTGAGAGAAAGAAAAAGGATCAAGGGATTCTAGATAGTATTCTAGAGGTCAGAAAGAACAGACATAAGAGGAGCTATGGAGCCCCTAGACTAAAGGTTGAGCTCAAAGATGAATATGGCATAATAACAAGCGAAAGACGAATAAATAGAATAATGAAAGAAAATGATATATCAGTTAATTCTACCAAGAAGTTTAAAACAGGAAATGAAAAGAGTAAAAGAGAAAATATCACAGGAAATATTGTAAAAAGAAAATTCAAAGTAGGTAGAAAAAATGAGGTCTGGGTTACAGATATCACATATATTTGGACAAGCGAAGGTTGGCTATATTTAAGCACAATTATGGATCTTTTTTCTAGAAGGATTATCGCCTACGATATAGGTAAGCGCATGACTAGTGAGTTAGTAATAGATACTTTAACAAGGTCATTTTTACTGGAGGAACCAGAGGAAGAACTGATAATTCATAGTGATCAAGGATCGCAATATTCGAGTAGGGAGTACTCTAACCTTGTAAAGAAGCTAGGATTAATCCAATCTATGAGTAGACGTGGGAACTGTTATGATAATGCAGTAATAGAATCCTTTCATGCTTCTTTGAAGAAAGAGATGATTTATGTAGAAGGTTTAGTAACTAAAAGGTATATGAAGGCAATGGTATTTGATTACATAGAATTTTATAATAAAGAGAGGAGACACAGTTTCTTAGGAAATGTCTCCCCTGTTGAGTTTGAAAAAATACAGAAAAAATTGGTGTTAGGTTGA
- a CDS encoding LacI family DNA-binding transcriptional regulator produces the protein MTIKEIARLAEVSTSTVSRVLNDSGYVKHEVRERVEKIIDDTGYLPSDTAKDLKKKNTKLIGIIIPKLSSRTIGLVADGITKVLDENGYSSILANTGLDFKKEIEFIKIFKQKRVDGIIFVATNIAEEHIKLLKKMKIPTVFIGQDSSSYDFSCVVHDDYGATVEMTNYLLNKGHRKIGFIGVDEIDRAVGYQRRRGYEAALKEHGIDVDRNLISIGNFEISSVDASMRKLMKENPTAIFAVTDNLAVGAINYLLKNGYRVPEDISVVGEGDSGIAEIYNPGLTTIKYQYLESGEESARVLMRILKTDKSEKKIMNYRLVERESARKI, from the coding sequence ATGACGATAAAAGAAATTGCAAGATTAGCAGAGGTATCTACTTCTACAGTATCAAGAGTATTAAATGATTCCGGTTACGTAAAGCATGAAGTCAGAGAAAGGGTAGAAAAAATAATAGATGATACAGGATATCTGCCCAGTGATACGGCAAAAGATCTGAAGAAAAAAAATACAAAACTTATAGGTATTATAATACCAAAGCTGAGTTCTAGGACTATAGGCCTTGTGGCAGATGGAATAACAAAAGTTCTTGATGAAAATGGATATAGTTCTATACTGGCAAATACCGGCTTGGATTTCAAAAAAGAGATTGAATTCATAAAGATATTTAAACAGAAGAGAGTCGACGGGATTATTTTTGTAGCGACTAATATAGCTGAGGAACACATAAAGTTATTGAAAAAGATGAAGATACCTACGGTTTTTATAGGACAGGATTCAAGTAGTTATGATTTTTCCTGTGTCGTTCACGATGATTATGGTGCTACAGTGGAGATGACAAACTATCTTTTGAATAAGGGACACCGAAAGATAGGATTTATAGGGGTAGATGAGATAGACAGAGCAGTAGGATATCAGAGAAGAAGAGGTTACGAAGCTGCCCTAAAGGAACACGGGATAGATGTAGACAGGAACCTTATCTCTATAGGTAACTTCGAAATTTCATCTGTGGATGCTTCTATGAGAAAACTTATGAAAGAAAATCCTACAGCAATATTTGCAGTTACTGATAACCTGGCTGTAGGTGCTATAAATTATCTCCTGAAAAATGGATACAGGGTTCCTGAGGATATATCAGTTGTGGGAGAGGGAGATTCTGGTATAGCGGAGATTTATAATCCTGGTTTGACGACTATAAAATATCAGTATTTAGAATCAGGAGAAGAGTCTGCCAGAGTTTTGATGAGAATTTTAAAAACCGATAAATCAGAAAAAAAAATAATGAATTATAGACTGGTGGAAAGAGAGAGTGCTAGGAAAATATAG
- a CDS encoding PTS sugar transporter subunit IIA, whose translation MGILSKIFGSKKVVEKEVAEKKVLEIYSPIDGDVVSLSEVPDEAFACKAIGDGVAIIPSGEMIYSPMDTEDMSIFETNHAVSFESKEGLELIVHFGVDTVNLKGKGFERIGTEGSAKTGDKLVKYDLEYLKTNAKSVKTPVIISNMELVEEIERVSGKVKAGDLLMRVKMK comes from the coding sequence ATGGGTATTCTGTCAAAAATTTTTGGAAGTAAAAAAGTAGTTGAAAAAGAAGTAGCTGAAAAAAAAGTATTGGAAATATATTCTCCAATTGACGGCGATGTTGTGAGTCTTTCAGAAGTCCCAGACGAAGCTTTTGCATGTAAGGCTATAGGAGACGGAGTCGCAATAATTCCTTCAGGAGAGATGATATACTCACCAATGGATACAGAAGATATGAGCATATTTGAAACAAATCATGCAGTGTCTTTTGAGTCAAAAGAAGGTCTTGAGCTGATAGTTCATTTTGGGGTAGACACTGTGAATTTAAAAGGAAAGGGATTTGAAAGAATTGGAACAGAAGGATCGGCAAAGACAGGTGATAAACTTGTGAAATATGATCTTGAATATCTAAAAACCAATGCTAAATCTGTAAAAACACCGGTAATAATATCTAATATGGAGCTTGTAGAGGAGATAGAGAGAGTATCAGGGAAAGTAAAGGCCGGAGATCTTCTCATGAGGGTAAAAATGAAGTAA
- a CDS encoding sucrose-specific PTS transporter subunit IIBC encodes MDYKKIAQEIIIGIGGRENISSAAHCATRLRLVLNDETSVNKENIEKIEGVKGAFSTAGQYQIILGQGVVNKVYAEMTGAGEIKASSKSEATKEAMKNLNIVQKIARTLSNIFVPVIPAIVASGLLMGLLGMGARFNWFDSSSDMFALLDMFSNAAFVFLPVLIAFSAAREFDCNPYLAAALGGILIHPALQNAWTVGGGITGFFQIGGLKVAKLGYQGTVLPILIAVWVMSHVEKNIRKIVPNVLDIILTPFLTILITGFVSLFIIGPAGRALGTGISLGLGSVLSGAGAVAGLIFGGLYSTIVITGVHHSFHAFEAEMIKNIGGNYLLPIWSMANVAQGGAALAVFFKTKDKKLKSIALPSGISCFLGITEAAIFGVNLKLIKPFIGAAIGGAVGGAYVVMSKVFMTGVGVTGIPGTAIVSTNSTVNYIVGMALALGASFVATWVMGFKENN; translated from the coding sequence ATGGATTATAAGAAAATTGCTCAGGAGATAATTATTGGTATAGGGGGAAGAGAGAATATATCAAGTGCAGCTCACTGTGCCACAAGACTAAGACTGGTACTAAATGACGAAACTAGTGTAAATAAAGAGAATATTGAAAAAATAGAGGGTGTAAAAGGAGCTTTTTCAACTGCAGGTCAGTATCAGATAATTCTGGGGCAGGGAGTTGTAAATAAGGTATATGCAGAGATGACAGGAGCGGGAGAGATAAAAGCCTCTTCTAAAAGTGAAGCAACCAAAGAAGCTATGAAAAATCTTAATATTGTTCAAAAAATTGCCAGAACATTATCAAATATATTTGTTCCTGTAATACCGGCAATCGTAGCATCGGGTCTTTTGATGGGACTTTTAGGTATGGGTGCAAGATTCAACTGGTTTGATTCATCTAGTGATATGTTTGCCCTTCTGGACATGTTTTCCAATGCGGCTTTTGTATTTTTACCGGTACTGATTGCATTCTCAGCAGCCAGAGAATTTGACTGCAACCCTTATCTTGCAGCAGCTCTCGGAGGGATTTTGATACATCCGGCACTTCAAAATGCCTGGACTGTGGGAGGAGGGATCACAGGATTCTTCCAAATTGGAGGACTTAAGGTAGCAAAGTTAGGTTATCAGGGAACTGTACTGCCTATACTTATAGCTGTATGGGTGATGTCTCATGTGGAAAAAAATATAAGAAAAATAGTTCCCAACGTTCTTGACATTATCTTGACGCCATTTTTGACAATACTTATTACAGGTTTTGTTTCGCTATTTATTATTGGCCCTGCTGGTAGAGCACTAGGTACTGGAATATCTCTTGGACTGGGATCGGTGCTGAGCGGAGCCGGTGCAGTTGCTGGACTTATTTTCGGAGGACTTTATTCTACTATAGTTATAACAGGAGTTCACCACTCTTTCCATGCCTTTGAAGCTGAAATGATAAAAAATATAGGCGGAAACTACCTCTTGCCTATCTGGTCTATGGCAAATGTGGCTCAAGGCGGAGCTGCCCTGGCTGTATTCTTTAAAACAAAAGACAAAAAACTAAAATCCATAGCACTTCCTTCAGGAATATCTTGCTTCCTTGGAATAACTGAGGCTGCCATCTTTGGTGTAAACTTAAAACTGATTAAGCCATTTATAGGGGCTGCAATTGGAGGAGCTGTAGGAGGAGCCTATGTAGTAATGAGCAAGGTCTTCATGACAGGAGTCGGGGTAACAGGGATACCTGGAACAGCCATTGTGTCTACAAATTCTACGGTTAACTATATTGTCGGTATGGCTCTTGCCCTGGGAGCATCATTTGTAGCTACATGGGTAATGGGTTTCAAGGAAAACAATTAA